In Halapricum desulfuricans, a single window of DNA contains:
- the htpX gene encoding zinc metalloprotease HtpX, with product MQWQADWGLRGRMGLTMVLLGLLYVGFIAALAVSGINLLGIVLILGLFSFGQFFFSDRLALRSMGARTVSEDEYPELHATVGRLAQQADLPKPEIAVADSQVPNAFATGRSQSNATVAVTTEIMRTLDQDELEGVLAHELAHVKNRDVMVMTIASFLSTIAFMIVRWGWLFSGGHGQGGRGGNQAPIWVAIVVSLVVWILSFVLIRALSRYREYSADRGGAIITGKPSALASALMKISGRMDRVPEDDLRDQAEMNAFFIIPISKGFVGRLFKTHPATEKRVERLREMEREIETA from the coding sequence ATGCAATGGCAAGCTGACTGGGGACTGCGCGGCCGGATGGGCCTGACGATGGTGTTGCTCGGGCTCCTGTACGTCGGCTTCATCGCCGCGCTGGCGGTCTCCGGTATCAATCTCCTCGGTATCGTCCTGATTCTGGGACTGTTCAGCTTCGGGCAGTTCTTCTTCAGCGACAGGCTCGCGCTCAGGAGCATGGGCGCGCGGACCGTCTCCGAGGACGAGTATCCCGAGCTGCACGCCACGGTCGGGCGGCTCGCCCAGCAGGCCGACCTGCCGAAACCGGAGATCGCGGTCGCCGACTCGCAGGTGCCCAACGCCTTCGCGACGGGCCGATCACAGTCGAACGCGACCGTCGCCGTGACGACCGAGATCATGCGGACGCTCGACCAGGACGAACTCGAGGGCGTGCTCGCCCACGAACTGGCTCACGTCAAGAACCGCGACGTCATGGTGATGACGATCGCGTCGTTCCTCTCGACGATCGCCTTTATGATCGTCCGCTGGGGGTGGCTGTTCTCCGGCGGTCACGGGCAGGGCGGTCGCGGCGGCAATCAGGCACCGATCTGGGTCGCGATCGTGGTCTCGCTGGTCGTCTGGATCCTCTCGTTCGTCCTCATCCGGGCGCTGTCTCGCTATCGGGAGTACAGCGCCGACCGCGGTGGCGCGATCATCACCGGCAAACCGTCGGCGCTGGCGAGCGCGCTCATGAAAATCTCCGGCCGGATGGACCGGGTTCCCGAGGACGACCTCCGCGATCAGGCGGAGATGAACGCGTTCTTCATCATCCCGATCAGCAAGGGATTCGTCGGCCGACTGTTCAAGACCCACCCTGCGACGGAGAAACGGGTCGAGCGCCTGCGCGAGATGGAACGCGAGATCGAGACCGCGTAG
- the eif1A gene encoding translation initiation factor eIF-1A, whose product MSDDSGRKDLRMPDDDEVFAVVTNMLGANRVKVRCMDGKERTARIPGKMQKRIWIREDDVVLIEPWDWQDEKADITWRYEKQEADQLRKEGHIQE is encoded by the coding sequence ATGAGCGACGACAGCGGACGCAAGGACCTCCGCATGCCAGACGACGACGAAGTCTTTGCCGTCGTCACGAACATGCTGGGGGCCAACCGCGTGAAGGTCCGGTGCATGGACGGCAAAGAGCGCACGGCGCGCATTCCGGGGAAGATGCAAAAGCGCATCTGGATCCGCGAGGACGACGTCGTCCTCATCGAACCCTGGGACTGGCAAGACGAGAAGGCCGATATCACCTGGCGATACGAAAAGCAGGAAGCCGACCAGTTGCGCAAAGAAGGTCACATTCAGGAGTGA
- a CDS encoding SCP2 sterol-binding domain-containing protein, whose translation MAIALPDEAETWVESFRERLNDNADYEAAADGWGVGFDGDFVLEILPDDAYDGQPLYFYLELRDGDCLQAAVLEDPDEVAHGYALRGTYTDWKRIIRGDVDIVSGVMDGTLEADGSTVRAMRYQNALVEMGETATRVETEFQY comes from the coding sequence ATGGCGATCGCGCTGCCAGACGAGGCTGAAACCTGGGTCGAGTCGTTCCGGGAGCGTCTCAACGACAACGCCGACTACGAGGCGGCCGCCGACGGCTGGGGGGTCGGCTTCGACGGCGACTTCGTCCTCGAGATCCTGCCCGACGACGCGTACGACGGACAGCCGCTGTACTTCTATCTCGAACTCCGGGACGGCGACTGTCTGCAGGCGGCCGTCCTCGAGGACCCCGACGAGGTCGCACACGGCTACGCGCTCCGCGGCACCTACACAGACTGGAAGCGGATCATCCGGGGAGACGTCGACATCGTCTCGGGCGTGATGGACGGCACCCTCGAGGCCGACGGCTCGACGGTCCGGGCCATGCGCTACCAGAACGCACTTGTCGAGATGGGCGAGACAGCCACCCGCGTCGAGACCGAGTTTCAGTATTAG
- a CDS encoding DUF7470 family protein, whose protein sequence is MLDKLGAVGIAGIVVSLAGLGVIAYEAPLIAAGVALVLAGLGLAAFAVVRNLLSSLGMGAMV, encoded by the coding sequence ATGCTTGACAAACTCGGTGCGGTCGGTATCGCCGGAATCGTCGTCTCGCTGGCCGGACTCGGCGTCATCGCCTACGAGGCACCGCTGATCGCCGCCGGCGTCGCGCTCGTGCTGGCCGGGCTCGGACTCGCCGCCTTCGCGGTCGTCCGGAACCTGCTCTCCTCGCTCGGCATGGGCGCGATGGTCTAG
- a CDS encoding zinc ribbon domain-containing protein translates to MVPWEPLLVYALVLVWAALLGWLPFRLLERISIVDQIDASAVERSREATTDSTVICPHCGQPNDRGYTFCESCGGKLPTDWE, encoded by the coding sequence ATGGTACCGTGGGAGCCGCTGCTCGTGTACGCCCTCGTTCTGGTCTGGGCAGCCCTGCTCGGATGGCTCCCGTTTCGCCTGCTCGAACGCATCTCGATCGTCGATCAGATCGACGCGAGCGCCGTCGAGCGGAGCAGAGAGGCGACGACTGACTCGACGGTGATCTGTCCGCATTGCGGGCAGCCGAACGATCGGGGATACACCTTCTGTGAGTCGTGCGGCGGCAAGCTGCCGACCGACTGGGAGTGA
- the thrC gene encoding threonine synthase yields the protein MANLQLDEPEPDVADDGVWLTCIECGETFAPFEEIRYTCDECGGLLEVRYADLPTFEDFDSNAIADGVWRYSAALPFDDGVSLPEGGTPLHEVPRLEEELGVDRLRVKHEGMNPTGSFKDRGMTVGVRVAEKVGVDRLACASTGNTSAALSAYGARAGLETLVLLPAGKVAAGKIAQASLHGARILEVDGNFDRCLDIVQNLADRGEAYLLNSLNPFRLEGQKTIGLEILEEFRADEGTYPDRIVLPVGNAGNTAALYKAFRELVESGALDESDVPKLTGVQAAGSAPMVEAVEEGWDDIQRWEDVETIATAIRIGNPVNAPKALPGIRETGGTAVAVSDEQITAAQRDLAGEGVGVEPASAASVAGLRKLRERGVVDADEQVVCLTTGHLLKDPDAAAEAGSDPEPVPDDTDAVLDLLAE from the coding sequence ATGGCTAATCTGCAACTCGACGAGCCCGAGCCCGACGTCGCCGACGACGGCGTCTGGCTGACCTGTATCGAATGCGGGGAGACGTTCGCGCCGTTCGAGGAGATCCGCTACACCTGCGACGAGTGTGGCGGCCTGCTCGAGGTGCGCTACGCCGATCTGCCGACCTTCGAGGACTTCGACTCGAATGCGATCGCCGACGGCGTCTGGCGCTACAGTGCTGCCCTGCCCTTCGACGACGGCGTCAGCCTGCCCGAGGGCGGGACGCCACTGCACGAGGTCCCGCGCCTGGAGGAGGAGCTCGGCGTCGACCGGCTCCGCGTCAAACACGAGGGGATGAACCCGACCGGCTCGTTCAAGGACCGCGGGATGACCGTCGGCGTTCGCGTCGCCGAGAAAGTCGGCGTCGATCGACTGGCCTGTGCCTCGACCGGCAACACCTCGGCGGCGCTGTCCGCCTACGGCGCGCGAGCCGGACTGGAAACGCTGGTGTTGCTTCCCGCCGGCAAGGTCGCCGCGGGCAAGATCGCCCAGGCGAGCCTTCACGGCGCGCGCATCCTCGAGGTCGACGGCAACTTCGATCGCTGTCTGGACATCGTCCAGAACCTCGCGGATCGCGGCGAGGCGTACCTGCTGAACTCGCTGAACCCCTTCCGGCTGGAGGGCCAGAAGACGATCGGCCTCGAGATCTTAGAGGAGTTCCGCGCCGACGAGGGAACCTATCCCGATCGGATCGTCCTGCCGGTGGGCAACGCCGGCAACACCGCCGCGCTGTACAAGGCCTTCCGCGAGTTGGTCGAGAGCGGCGCGCTCGATGAGTCGGACGTGCCCAAACTCACCGGCGTGCAGGCCGCCGGATCGGCCCCGATGGTCGAGGCCGTCGAGGAGGGCTGGGACGACATCCAGCGCTGGGAGGACGTCGAGACGATCGCGACCGCGATCCGGATCGGCAATCCGGTCAACGCGCCGAAGGCACTGCCGGGGATCCGCGAGACCGGCGGGACCGCAGTCGCGGTTTCCGACGAGCAGATCACGGCCGCCCAGCGCGATCTGGCCGGTGAGGGCGTCGGCGTCGAACCCGCCTCCGCGGCGTCGGTCGCGGGCCTGCGCAAACTCCGCGAGCGGGGCGTCGTCGACGCGGACGAACAGGTCGTCTGTCTCACGACCGGCCACCTGCTGAAAGACCCCGACGCCGCCGCCGAGGCCGGGAGCGACCCCGAACCCGTCCCCGACGATACCGATGCCGTGCTCGATCTACTCGCAGAGTAA
- a CDS encoding phosphoribosyltransferase family protein: MNRIEKATLQLRAVEILRTRKESLTYDELAAETGLPASDLNRYVNGHVLPGLERAREVVAGFGRETVAAELDARLRTDEEGYVDNTDVVFDQSLLDIAAVVLAEDVGFDRPDVVLTAATDGITFASAVARYYGARTAYAKKSRETAVEEFVEARQRVTPGIELTYSLPASAIDTGDRVLVVDDIVRSGETQCLLLDIADQVDAEVVGAAVLVVADESGLDSVRDATEASVVALTST; encoded by the coding sequence ATGAACCGCATCGAGAAAGCCACCCTCCAGTTGCGCGCCGTCGAGATCCTGCGGACGCGCAAGGAGTCGCTGACCTACGACGAGCTGGCGGCCGAAACCGGGCTGCCGGCCAGCGATCTGAACCGCTACGTCAACGGCCACGTCCTGCCCGGACTCGAGCGCGCCCGCGAAGTCGTCGCGGGGTTCGGCCGGGAGACGGTCGCCGCGGAACTCGATGCGCGACTCCGGACCGACGAGGAGGGGTACGTCGACAACACCGACGTCGTCTTCGATCAGTCCCTGCTCGACATCGCGGCGGTCGTGCTCGCCGAAGACGTCGGCTTCGACCGCCCGGACGTGGTGTTGACCGCCGCGACCGACGGGATCACGTTCGCCTCGGCGGTGGCGCGGTACTACGGCGCTCGCACCGCCTACGCCAAGAAGTCCCGCGAGACCGCCGTCGAGGAGTTCGTCGAGGCGCGCCAGCGCGTCACGCCCGGGATCGAATTGACCTACTCGCTGCCCGCCAGCGCCATCGACACCGGCGACCGCGTGCTCGTCGTCGACGACATCGTCCGCTCGGGCGAAACCCAGTGTCTCCTGCTCGATATCGCCGATCAGGTCGACGCCGAAGTCGTGGGCGCGGCCGTGCTGGTCGTCGCCGACGAGTCGGGCCTCGACAGTGTCCGCGACGCGACCGAGGCTTCGGTGGTCGCGCTGACGAGCACGTGA
- a CDS encoding NCS2 family permease: protein MVRETLAEYFGFEEHGTDLRTEIIAGITTFLAMSYIVVVNPAIMTFFPGEDGKPGIAIEGYTPGEVQQMLTVVTILAAAVAIFVMAFYANRPFGQAPGLGLNAFFAFTVIGQLGVPWETALAAVVVEGVIFIILTAIGAREYIIKLFPQPVKFGVGTGIGLFLGIIGLQAMGIVSNDPETLVTLGNIASSPLAILSVVGLFFTLALYVRGFPGSIVIGIITTTLAGIVLTFAGVVSPGVVAGEFVKNGSFQPSALTGAQYDITPLFGAFIDGLQNVEGLTFALIVFTFFFVDFFDTAGTLVGVGQAGDMLDEDGNMPDIDKPLMADAVGTTAGGILGTSTVTTYIESATGVEEGGRTGMTALVIGILFLLALVVVPLATIIPLYASHIALVVVALLMLRNVVDIQWDKLTHAVPAGLTIIIMPLTYSIAYGIAAGIISYPIVKAANGEWRDVHIGQWLMAAAFVLYFYIRTSGVLEATV, encoded by the coding sequence ATGGTACGGGAGACACTCGCGGAGTACTTCGGGTTCGAGGAGCACGGAACCGACCTTCGGACGGAGATCATCGCCGGGATCACGACCTTCCTGGCGATGAGCTATATCGTGGTCGTGAACCCGGCTATCATGACCTTCTTCCCCGGAGAGGACGGAAAGCCCGGGATCGCGATCGAAGGGTACACGCCCGGCGAAGTCCAGCAGATGCTGACAGTGGTCACGATACTGGCCGCTGCCGTCGCCATTTTCGTGATGGCCTTCTACGCGAACCGGCCGTTCGGCCAGGCCCCAGGGCTGGGCCTGAACGCCTTCTTTGCGTTCACGGTTATCGGACAACTGGGTGTTCCCTGGGAAACTGCGCTGGCCGCCGTCGTCGTCGAGGGTGTGATCTTCATCATCCTGACGGCGATCGGCGCACGGGAGTACATCATCAAGCTGTTCCCGCAACCAGTGAAGTTCGGCGTCGGAACGGGGATCGGGCTGTTCCTCGGGATCATCGGCTTGCAGGCGATGGGAATCGTTTCAAACGATCCCGAGACGCTCGTCACCCTCGGTAATATCGCGTCTAGCCCGCTTGCCATCCTCTCTGTCGTTGGACTGTTCTTCACGCTCGCACTGTACGTTCGTGGTTTTCCGGGATCGATCGTTATCGGGATCATCACGACGACGCTCGCCGGTATCGTGCTGACGTTTGCGGGTGTCGTGAGTCCGGGCGTCGTGGCCGGTGAGTTCGTGAAAAATGGCTCGTTCCAGCCGTCGGCCCTCACGGGTGCACAGTACGACATCACGCCGCTGTTCGGTGCCTTCATCGACGGGCTCCAGAACGTCGAGGGGCTCACCTTCGCGCTGATCGTCTTCACGTTCTTCTTCGTCGACTTCTTCGATACGGCGGGGACGCTCGTCGGCGTCGGGCAGGCGGGCGATATGCTCGACGAGGACGGCAACATGCCCGACATCGACAAGCCGCTGATGGCCGACGCCGTCGGGACGACCGCCGGCGGGATCCTCGGCACGTCCACGGTGACGACGTACATCGAATCGGCAACCGGCGTCGAGGAGGGTGGCCGAACCGGCATGACCGCGCTGGTGATCGGGATTCTCTTCCTGCTGGCGCTGGTCGTCGTCCCGCTCGCGACGATCATCCCGCTGTATGCCTCCCATATAGCGCTCGTCGTCGTCGCGCTGCTCATGCTGCGCAACGTCGTCGACATCCAGTGGGACAAACTCACGCACGCGGTCCCGGCCGGGCTGACGATTATCATCATGCCGCTCACCTACTCGATCGCCTACGGGATCGCTGCCGGGATCATTTCCTACCCGATCGTGAAGGCCGCGAACGGCGAATGGCGCGACGTCCACATCGGCCAGTGGCTGATGGCCGCGGCGTTCGTGCTGTACTTCTATATCCGCACCAGCGGCGTTCTCGAAGCAACCGTCTGA
- a CDS encoding glutaredoxin family protein, translating to MTNLEVYVLSGCPYCAKVTTKLDDLGLEYVSHEVPASHSERTEVEEISGQTGVPVLVDPDNGIEGMPESSDIVEYLEETYGQAA from the coding sequence ATGACAAATCTCGAAGTGTACGTCCTCTCGGGCTGTCCGTACTGTGCGAAAGTCACGACGAAACTCGACGACCTCGGCCTCGAGTACGTCTCCCACGAAGTCCCGGCCAGTCACAGCGAGCGAACCGAAGTCGAGGAGATCAGCGGTCAGACCGGCGTTCCAGTACTGGTCGACCCCGACAACGGTATCGAGGGCATGCCCGAGAGCAGCGACATCGTCGAATACCTCGAAGAGACCTACGGGCAGGCGGCGTAG
- a CDS encoding sensor histidine kinase, with protein MLEDGENVTVTVGRLETDRFYVADDGRGIDADDPDRIFESGYSTSADGTGFGLTVVSRIAESHGWTVTATESESGGARFEIRDVRVLD; from the coding sequence GTGCTCGAAGACGGCGAGAACGTGACCGTCACGGTCGGCCGACTTGAGACGGACAGGTTCTACGTCGCGGACGACGGCCGGGGAATCGACGCCGACGATCCCGACAGGATCTTCGAGTCGGGCTACTCCACGAGTGCGGACGGGACGGGCTTCGGACTGACTGTCGTCTCGCGGATCGCCGAATCGCACGGCTGGACGGTGACCGCGACCGAAAGCGAGAGCGGCGGTGCCCGGTTCGAGATCCGCGATGTCCGGGTCCTCGACTAG
- a CDS encoding DUF2391 family protein: protein MARSIPRFRFDDVAQQFVGGFLLAGPFVVTEEVWDLAENMTNCHALLIVGIVLAIGYGALYEADDDRDPEREPEVAGIPLRFISLMSISFGSVVLLSLVVTAPDQFLGDLTGRRQAIVTARAVAVGAIFSVVGAATADSVF from the coding sequence ATGGCCAGATCGATCCCGCGGTTCAGGTTCGACGACGTCGCCCAGCAGTTCGTCGGCGGGTTTCTGCTCGCGGGCCCGTTCGTCGTCACCGAGGAGGTGTGGGATCTGGCCGAGAACATGACCAACTGTCACGCGCTTTTGATCGTTGGGATCGTGCTCGCGATCGGGTACGGCGCGCTGTACGAGGCCGACGACGATCGCGATCCCGAGCGCGAACCCGAGGTGGCCGGGATCCCGCTTCGATTCATCTCGCTCATGTCGATCTCCTTTGGCTCGGTCGTGCTCCTGTCGCTGGTCGTGACTGCGCCCGACCAGTTCCTCGGGGACCTGACCGGTCGCAGACAGGCGATCGTCACTGCGCGGGCCGTTGCCGTCGGCGCGATCTTCAGCGTCGTCGGCGCGGCGACCGCAGACTCGGTGTTCTAG
- a CDS encoding class I SAM-dependent methyltransferase, producing the protein MSVREEFDEWAAEGRDRGMEERHWHTAKHALARMPIEDGETVLDLGCGSGYAARAMREAGGAGRAYGVDGSPEMARNASAYTDDEATGFLVGDFQHLPFESGSVDHAFSMEAFYYASDPMAALEEIRRVLRSGGTFYCAVDFHADNPHTAEWTEYVDVEMTRWSRKEYRQRFREAGFHVAEQDSIPDREVEIPPAGAFPTEDWTSREAMVEHFREHGTLLTVGVAP; encoded by the coding sequence ATGAGCGTTCGCGAGGAGTTCGACGAGTGGGCGGCCGAGGGCCGCGACCGAGGCATGGAGGAGCGACACTGGCACACGGCCAAGCACGCGCTGGCCCGGATGCCGATCGAGGACGGGGAGACGGTCCTCGATCTGGGCTGTGGCAGCGGCTACGCCGCCCGGGCAATGCGGGAGGCCGGCGGGGCCGGCCGCGCCTACGGAGTCGACGGCTCGCCGGAGATGGCCCGCAACGCCAGCGCGTACACCGACGACGAAGCCACGGGCTTTCTGGTCGGCGACTTCCAGCACCTGCCCTTCGAGTCCGGCAGCGTCGATCACGCCTTCTCGATGGAGGCCTTCTACTACGCGAGCGACCCAATGGCGGCACTCGAGGAGATCCGACGCGTCCTGCGATCCGGCGGGACCTTCTACTGTGCGGTGGACTTTCACGCCGACAACCCACACACTGCCGAGTGGACGGAGTACGTCGACGTCGAGATGACCCGCTGGTCCCGGAAGGAGTACCGCCAGCGCTTCCGCGAGGCCGGCTTTCACGTCGCCGAACAGGATTCGATCCCGGATCGGGAGGTCGAGATCCCGCCGGCCGGCGCGTTCCCCACCGAGGACTGGACGAGTCGCGAGGCGATGGTCGAACACTTCCGCGAACACGGGACGCTGCTGACTGTCGGCGTCGCGCCCTGA
- a CDS encoding hydrogenase maturation protease — protein MTGCDAVIALGNPFRMDDGVGPMLLDRLGDRELPDVELVDLGDPGFRLIHVLGDYSSVVIVDAVDFGAEPGTFEVFDPADTGTTPAERSSHRTDVFELLEVADAVEGPTTVRVFGVQPESVDFGDELTDEVAAALPPATDALVEAIEGL, from the coding sequence ATGACTGGTTGCGACGCCGTGATCGCGCTCGGCAACCCCTTTCGGATGGACGACGGCGTCGGACCGATGCTGCTCGACCGGCTCGGCGATCGGGAGCTACCGGACGTGGAGCTGGTCGACCTGGGTGATCCCGGGTTCCGGCTGATCCACGTCCTCGGCGACTACTCGTCGGTGGTGATCGTCGACGCGGTCGATTTCGGTGCCGAGCCGGGTACCTTCGAGGTGTTCGATCCAGCCGACACCGGGACGACCCCGGCCGAGCGGAGTTCGCACAGGACGGACGTCTTCGAGCTGCTCGAGGTCGCCGACGCCGTCGAGGGACCGACCACCGTTCGGGTGTTCGGCGTCCAGCCCGAGTCGGTCGACTTCGGCGACGAACTCACCGACGAGGTGGCGGCGGCCCTGCCACCGGCGACCGACGCGCTCGTCGAGGCGATCGAGGGCCTGTGA
- a CDS encoding Ni/Fe hydrogenase subunit alpha, with protein sequence MSQDIDIEGDLVTRVEGHGEIVVNATDGQLEACEWHVVESPRFFESMVVGRDWDEIHHIVSRICGICSVTHTMTGLKAVEDAMGVELSEQDVKLRKLALAGETLQSHVLHLGYLALPDLVGAKSVVPMANTHEEEVRTVIRLHKLGNELIETVAGRSTHAQRTIPGGFSQLPSEAELRDLRASLEGSWNDVETVVDLVLSLADELPEFTRETEFISLTDPDEYALYNGVPYSSDTGELDLADYREIVNEHVVEQSTAKFTKHNRDSYMVGALARFNNNYEQLGPMATAVADRFGLKPVCHNPYLNNVAQLVETAHLIERSIELIDSVLESGLEAQSDYHKPDVDVTAGQGVGAIEAPRGILFHEYTLDETGTALEGNCVIPTNQNHANIQLDMERLVPTIIDQPEGEIEHTLEMLVRAYDPCISCSTHYLDVEFVDTLPER encoded by the coding sequence ATGAGTCAGGACATCGATATCGAGGGCGATCTCGTCACGCGCGTCGAAGGGCACGGCGAAATCGTCGTCAACGCCACGGACGGACAGCTCGAGGCGTGTGAGTGGCACGTGGTTGAATCGCCCCGCTTTTTCGAGTCGATGGTCGTCGGCCGGGACTGGGACGAGATTCACCACATCGTCTCGCGGATCTGCGGCATCTGTTCGGTCACGCATACGATGACCGGGTTGAAGGCGGTCGAGGACGCGATGGGCGTCGAGCTGTCCGAACAGGACGTCAAACTGCGCAAACTCGCGCTGGCCGGCGAGACCCTCCAGAGTCACGTGCTGCACCTGGGTTATCTCGCCTTGCCGGACCTCGTCGGCGCGAAATCCGTCGTGCCGATGGCCAACACGCACGAGGAGGAGGTCAGGACGGTCATCCGGCTGCACAAGCTCGGCAACGAGTTGATCGAGACCGTCGCCGGGCGGTCGACCCACGCTCAGCGGACGATCCCCGGTGGCTTCTCGCAGCTTCCCAGCGAGGCCGAGCTTCGGGACCTCCGGGCCTCGCTGGAGGGGTCCTGGAACGACGTCGAGACGGTCGTGGATCTCGTCCTGTCGCTCGCGGACGAACTCCCCGAGTTCACCCGCGAAACGGAGTTCATCTCGCTGACCGACCCCGACGAGTACGCCCTCTACAACGGGGTGCCGTATTCCTCGGACACGGGCGAACTCGACCTCGCGGACTACCGGGAGATCGTCAACGAGCACGTCGTCGAACAGTCGACGGCGAAGTTCACGAAGCACAACCGCGACTCCTACATGGTCGGGGCGCTGGCTCGGTTCAACAACAACTACGAGCAGCTGGGGCCGATGGCGACGGCCGTCGCCGACCGGTTCGGCCTCAAACCGGTCTGTCACAACCCCTATCTGAACAACGTGGCCCAGCTCGTCGAGACGGCCCACCTCATCGAGCGTTCGATCGAGTTGATCGACTCGGTTCTCGAATCCGGCCTCGAGGCGCAATCCGACTACCACAAACCCGACGTCGACGTGACGGCGGGGCAGGGCGTCGGGGCGATCGAAGCGCCGCGTGGCATCCTCTTTCACGAGTACACGCTCGACGAGACGGGCACGGCCCTCGAGGGCAACTGCGTGATCCCCACCAACCAGAACCACGCCAACATCCAGCTGGACATGGAGCGACTGGTGCCGACGATCATCGACCAGCCCGAAGGCGAGATCGAGCACACGCTGGAGATGCTGGTCCGGGCGTACGACCCCTGCATCTCCTGCTCGACGCACTACCTCGACGTCGAGTTCGTCGACACCCTGCCCGAGCGATGA
- a CDS encoding NADH-quinone oxidoreductase subunit B family protein, with protein MTSKPKVAFFDFAGCEGDQLEIINLEERLLDLVEVVEVVSFREAMSEHSDDYEIAFVEGSITTPHDVERLEEVRSNADTVIAIGSCAAFGGINSIRNEQDFQTVTERAYGEDAAMFDDPDAELFDSFEQAQPAKAFVEVEYEVPGCPIDGEEFIQTVTAILQGGDPSLANHPVCVDCKLAENTCAFDRGEICLGPITRGGGCDATCVSQGTRCWGCRGLVDNPAEDAYSEVLQEYGVTTDELLNEFTLYWSWQREHGPQADMQEVEQ; from the coding sequence ATGACCTCGAAGCCCAAAGTCGCCTTCTTCGACTTCGCCGGGTGCGAGGGCGATCAACTCGAAATCATCAACCTCGAGGAGCGCCTGCTCGACCTCGTCGAGGTCGTTGAGGTGGTCAGCTTCCGGGAAGCGATGTCCGAACACAGCGACGACTACGAGATCGCCTTCGTCGAGGGGTCGATCACGACCCCACACGACGTCGAACGGCTCGAAGAAGTGCGGTCGAACGCCGACACCGTCATCGCCATCGGTTCTTGTGCGGCGTTCGGCGGCATCAACTCGATCCGGAACGAACAGGACTTCCAGACGGTCACGGAACGGGCCTACGGCGAGGACGCGGCGATGTTCGACGACCCGGACGCGGAACTGTTCGATTCGTTCGAGCAGGCCCAGCCCGCCAAAGCCTTCGTCGAGGTCGAATACGAGGTTCCCGGTTGTCCGATCGACGGCGAGGAATTCATCCAGACGGTCACCGCGATCCTGCAGGGCGGCGATCCGTCGCTTGCGAACCACCCGGTCTGTGTCGACTGCAAGCTCGCGGAGAACACGTGCGCGTTCGACCGGGGCGAGATCTGTCTCGGCCCCATCACGCGCGGCGGCGGCTGCGACGCGACCTGCGTCTCGCAGGGCACCCGCTGCTGGGGCTGTCGGGGGTTAGTGGACAACCCCGCCGAGGACGCCTACAGCGAGGTGCTACAGGAGTACGGAGTGACCACCGACGAACTGCTCAACGAGTTTACCCTCTACTGGAGCTGGCAGCGTGAACACGGGCCACAGGCCGACATGCAGGAGGTCGAACAATGA